Proteins from a single region of Ensifer adhaerens:
- the rplC gene encoding 50S ribosomal protein L3 has protein sequence MRSGVIAQKVGMTRVYNDAGEHIPVTVLKLENCQVVAQRTEEKNGYVAVQLGAGRSKVKNTPKAMRGHFAAANVEPKAKLVEFRVSADNLIDIGAELTANHFVAGQLVDVTGTTIGKGFAGAIKRHNFGGLRATHGVSVSHRSHGSTGSNQDPGRVWKGKRMAGHMGQTRVTTQNLEVVSTDEDRGLILVKGAVPGSKGAWIVVRDAIKSGTPEGAPRPAAVRAEASK, from the coding sequence ATGCGTTCAGGTGTGATTGCACAGAAAGTGGGAATGACCCGCGTCTATAACGACGCCGGTGAGCATATCCCGGTTACAGTATTGAAGCTGGAGAACTGCCAGGTGGTAGCCCAGCGTACGGAAGAGAAGAATGGCTACGTGGCTGTCCAGCTGGGCGCCGGCCGTTCCAAGGTCAAGAACACGCCGAAGGCGATGCGCGGCCATTTTGCTGCTGCCAACGTCGAGCCGAAGGCGAAGCTCGTCGAGTTCCGCGTCTCTGCGGACAACCTGATCGACATCGGTGCAGAACTGACGGCCAACCATTTCGTTGCCGGTCAGCTCGTTGACGTTACCGGCACCACGATCGGTAAGGGCTTTGCTGGTGCGATCAAGCGCCACAACTTCGGCGGTCTGCGTGCAACGCACGGCGTTTCCGTATCGCACCGTTCGCATGGTTCGACCGGTTCCAACCAGGATCCGGGCCGCGTTTGGAAGGGCAAGCGCATGGCTGGTCACATGGGTCAGACCCGCGTCACCACCCAGAACCTCGAAGTCGTATCGACCGATGAAGACCGCGGTCTGATCCTGGTCAAGGGCGCTGTCCCCGGCTCCAAGGGTGCCTGGATCGTCGTTCGTGACGCCATCAAGTCGGGCACCCCGGAAGGCGCTCCGCGCCCGGCCGCTGTGCGCGCCGAAGCATCGAAGTAA
- the rpsQ gene encoding 30S ribosomal protein S17: MPKRILQGTVVSDKNDKTVVVRVERRFAHPILQKTVRRSKKYKAHDENNQYKVGDVVSIEECAPISKDKRWTVVAAHA; encoded by the coding sequence ATGCCGAAACGCATTCTGCAGGGCACTGTTGTCAGCGACAAGAACGACAAGACTGTCGTCGTCCGGGTCGAGCGCCGTTTTGCGCACCCGATCCTCCAGAAGACCGTCCGTCGCTCGAAGAAGTACAAGGCGCACGACGAAAACAACCAGTACAAGGTTGGTGACGTTGTTTCCATTGAGGAATGCGCGCCGATCTCGAAGGATAAGCGCTGGACGGTCGTCGCCGCCCACGCTTGA
- the rplD gene encoding 50S ribosomal protein L4, translated as MDLNVKTLEGKDAGKVSLSDAIFGLEPREDIIARVVRWQLAKKQQGTHKAKGRAEVSRTGAKMYKQKGTGRARHHSARAPQFRGGGKAHGPVVRSHAHDLPKKVRALGLRHALSAKLKAEEIIVIDDLVAKEAKTKALAGVFASLGLTNALIIGGAEIENNFKLAAQNIPNVDVLPVQGINVYDILRRGKLVLSKAAVEALEERFK; from the coding sequence ATGGATCTCAACGTCAAAACCCTCGAGGGCAAGGACGCGGGAAAGGTTTCCCTTTCTGACGCCATTTTCGGCCTCGAACCCCGTGAAGACATCATCGCCCGCGTCGTTCGCTGGCAGCTTGCCAAGAAGCAGCAGGGCACGCACAAGGCCAAGGGCCGCGCGGAAGTTTCGCGCACCGGCGCCAAGATGTACAAGCAGAAGGGTACGGGCCGCGCCCGCCACCACTCCGCTCGCGCTCCGCAGTTCCGCGGCGGTGGCAAGGCTCACGGCCCGGTCGTCCGCAGCCACGCACACGACCTGCCGAAGAAGGTACGCGCCCTCGGCTTGCGTCATGCACTGTCGGCCAAGCTGAAGGCTGAAGAGATCATCGTCATCGACGATCTCGTTGCCAAGGAAGCCAAGACCAAGGCTCTCGCCGGCGTATTTGCGTCGCTCGGCCTCACCAACGCTCTCATCATCGGCGGCGCCGAGATCGAGAACAACTTCAAGCTCGCAGCCCAGAACATCCCGAACGTGGACGTTCTGCCGGTTCAGGGCATCAACGTTTACGACATTCTGCGCCGTGGCAAGCTCGTGCTTTCCAAGGCTGCCGTGGAAGCTCTGGAGGAGCGGTTCAAATGA
- the rplN gene encoding 50S ribosomal protein L14, with protein MIQMQTNLDVADNSGARRVMCIKVLGGSKRKYASVGDIIVVSIKEAIPRGRVKKGDVMKAVVVRTAKDIRRPDGSVIRFDTNAAVLIDNKKEPIGTRIFGPVPRELRAKNHMKIISLAPEVL; from the coding sequence ATGATTCAGATGCAAACAAACCTCGACGTGGCGGATAATTCCGGCGCACGTCGTGTCATGTGCATCAAGGTGCTGGGCGGCTCCAAGCGCAAGTATGCGTCGGTCGGCGACATCATTGTCGTTTCGATCAAGGAAGCCATTCCGCGCGGCCGCGTAAAGAAGGGTGATGTCATGAAGGCTGTTGTCGTTCGCACTGCGAAGGACATCCGCCGTCCGGATGGCTCGGTCATCCGCTTTGACACCAACGCAGCCGTTCTTATCGATAACAAGAAAGAGCCGATCGGCACCCGTATCTTCGGACCGGTTCCGCGCGAACTTCGCGCCAAGAACCACATGAAGATCATCTCGCTGGCTCCAGAAGTACTCTAA
- the fusA gene encoding elongation factor G, whose amino-acid sequence MAREYKIEDYRNFGIMAHIDAGKTTTTERILYYTGKSHKIGEVHDGAATMDWMEQEQERGITITSAATTTFWKGRDGKARRFNIIDTPGHVDFTIEVERSLRVLDGAIALLDANAGVEPQTETVWRQAEKYNVPRMIFCNKMDKTGADFYRSVEMIKTRLGAIAVVMQLPIGAETEFKGVVDLIEMNALVWRDESLGAQWDVVEIPDDMKAKAEEYREKLIETVVEIDEAAMEAYLEGNMPSNDKIRELVRRGTIDVKFHPMFCGTAFKNKGVQPLLDAVVDYLPSPLDIPAIKGIDAKTEAEIERHADDAEPLSMLAFKIMNDPFVGSLTFARIYSGKLEKGSSVMNTVKEKRERVGRMLQMHSNSREDIEEAFAGDIVALAGLKETTTGDTLCDPLKPVILERMEFPEPVIQIAIEPKSKGDQEKMGLALNRLAAEDPSFRVKTDQESGQTIIAGMGELHLDIIVDRMRREFKVEANVGAPQVAYRETITRQHEEDYTHKKQSGGTGQFARVKLVFEPNPDGEDFVFESKIVGGAVPKEYIPGVQKGIESVLSSGPLAGFPMLGVKATLIDGAFHDVDSSVLAFEIASRACFREAAKKAGAQLLEPMMKVEVVTPEDYVGDVIGDLNSRRGQIQGQESRGVAVVINANVPLANMFKYVDNLRSMSQGRAQYTMTFDHYAPVPSNVAQEIQAKYSGQK is encoded by the coding sequence ATGGCACGCGAATATAAAATCGAAGACTACCGTAACTTCGGTATCATGGCGCACATCGACGCCGGCAAGACCACGACGACCGAGCGCATCCTTTACTACACCGGCAAGTCCCACAAGATCGGCGAAGTCCACGACGGCGCCGCGACGATGGACTGGATGGAGCAGGAGCAGGAACGCGGCATCACGATCACGTCTGCTGCGACGACCACTTTCTGGAAGGGTCGTGACGGCAAGGCTCGTCGCTTCAACATCATCGACACCCCCGGCCACGTTGACTTCACCATTGAAGTCGAGCGTTCGCTGCGCGTTCTCGACGGCGCAATCGCGCTGCTCGACGCAAACGCTGGTGTTGAGCCGCAGACGGAAACCGTCTGGCGCCAGGCTGAGAAGTACAACGTTCCGCGCATGATCTTCTGCAACAAGATGGACAAGACCGGCGCGGACTTCTACCGCTCGGTCGAGATGATCAAGACCCGTCTGGGTGCGATCGCCGTCGTCATGCAGCTGCCGATCGGCGCTGAAACCGAATTCAAGGGCGTTGTCGATCTGATCGAAATGAACGCCCTGGTTTGGCGCGACGAGTCTCTCGGCGCTCAGTGGGACGTTGTCGAAATCCCTGACGACATGAAGGCGAAGGCTGAAGAATATCGCGAAAAGCTGATCGAGACCGTTGTCGAGATCGACGAAGCTGCGATGGAAGCCTACCTGGAAGGCAACATGCCGTCGAACGACAAGATCCGCGAACTCGTTCGCCGCGGCACCATCGACGTGAAGTTCCACCCGATGTTCTGCGGTACCGCGTTCAAGAACAAGGGCGTGCAGCCGCTTCTCGACGCCGTTGTCGACTACCTGCCGTCGCCGCTCGACATTCCCGCGATCAAGGGTATCGACGCGAAGACCGAAGCTGAGATCGAGCGTCACGCTGATGATGCCGAGCCGCTCTCGATGCTCGCCTTCAAGATCATGAACGACCCCTTCGTTGGTTCGCTGACCTTCGCTCGTATTTATTCGGGCAAGCTCGAAAAGGGCTCGTCGGTCATGAACACGGTCAAGGAAAAGCGCGAGCGCGTCGGCCGCATGTTGCAGATGCACTCGAACTCGCGTGAAGACATCGAAGAAGCCTTCGCAGGCGACATCGTTGCGCTGGCCGGCCTCAAGGAAACCACCACGGGTGACACGCTCTGCGACCCGCTGAAGCCGGTCATCCTCGAGCGCATGGAATTCCCGGAGCCGGTTATCCAGATCGCGATCGAGCCGAAGTCCAAGGGCGACCAGGAAAAGATGGGCCTCGCGCTCAACCGCCTGGCAGCCGAAGACCCGTCCTTCCGCGTCAAGACCGACCAGGAATCCGGCCAGACGATCATCGCTGGCATGGGTGAACTTCACCTCGACATCATCGTCGACCGTATGCGTCGCGAGTTCAAGGTCGAAGCCAACGTCGGCGCGCCGCAGGTTGCTTACCGCGAAACGATCACCCGTCAGCACGAAGAAGACTACACGCACAAGAAGCAGTCCGGTGGTACCGGTCAGTTCGCGCGCGTCAAGCTCGTGTTCGAACCGAACCCGGATGGCGAAGATTTCGTCTTCGAATCCAAGATCGTCGGCGGTGCTGTTCCGAAGGAATACATCCCGGGCGTTCAGAAGGGTATCGAAAGCGTTCTGTCTTCGGGTCCGCTCGCTGGCTTCCCGATGCTGGGCGTCAAGGCGACGCTCATCGACGGTGCATTCCACGACGTCGACTCCTCGGTCCTCGCCTTCGAAATCGCTTCGCGTGCTTGCTTCCGTGAAGCGGCCAAGAAGGCTGGTGCACAGCTGCTCGAGCCGATGATGAAGGTCGAAGTCGTAACGCCGGAAGACTACGTCGGCGACGTTATCGGCGACCTGAACTCCCGCCGTGGTCAGATCCAGGGCCAGGAATCGCGTGGCGTTGCCGTTGTGATCAACGCAAACGTCCCGCTCGCGAACATGTTCAAGTACGTCGACAACCTGCGCTCCATGTCGCAGGGTCGTGCACAGTACACGATGACCTTCGATCACTACGCGCCGGTCCCGTCGAACGTCGCACAGGAAATCCAGGCGAAGTATTCCGGTCAGAAGTGA
- the rpsG gene encoding 30S ribosomal protein S7, whose amino-acid sequence MSRRHRAEKREINPDPKFGDLVVTKFMNAIMLHGKKSVAESIVYGAFDAVQVKLKQEPITVFHSALDNIAPHVEVRSRRVGGATYQVPVDVRPERRQALAIRWLIAAARKRNETTMVDRLCGELMDAANNRGSAVKKREDTHKMADANRAFSHYRW is encoded by the coding sequence ATGTCCAGACGTCATAGAGCAGAAAAGCGTGAGATCAACCCGGATCCGAAGTTCGGTGATCTGGTTGTCACGAAGTTCATGAACGCAATCATGCTGCACGGCAAGAAGTCCGTAGCGGAAAGCATTGTTTACGGCGCGTTCGATGCGGTTCAGGTCAAGCTGAAGCAGGAACCGATCACCGTGTTCCATTCCGCGCTCGACAACATCGCGCCGCACGTTGAAGTGCGTTCGCGCCGCGTCGGTGGTGCCACTTACCAGGTTCCGGTCGATGTTCGTCCGGAGCGTCGCCAGGCCCTCGCCATCCGTTGGCTGATTGCGGCCGCACGCAAGCGTAACGAAACGACCATGGTTGATCGCCTCTGCGGCGAACTCATGGACGCAGCGAACAACCGTGGTAGCGCCGTGAAGAAGCGCGAAGACACGCACAAGATGGCTGATGCCAACCGTGCGTTCTCGCATTATCGCTGGTAA
- the rpsL gene encoding 30S ribosomal protein S12 has product MPTVNQLIRKPRQAQVKRNKVPALQENPQKRGVCTRVYTTTPKKPNSALRKVAKIRLTNGFEVIGYIPGEGHNLQEHSVVMIRGGRVKDLPGVRYHIIRGVLDTQGVKNRKQRRSKYGAKRPK; this is encoded by the coding sequence ATGCCTACCGTAAACCAGCTGATCCGCAAGCCTCGTCAGGCACAGGTAAAGCGCAATAAGGTTCCTGCTCTGCAGGAAAACCCGCAGAAGCGTGGCGTTTGCACCCGCGTTTACACGACGACCCCGAAGAAGCCGAACTCGGCTCTCCGCAAGGTTGCCAAGATTCGTCTGACGAACGGCTTTGAAGTCATCGGCTACATTCCGGGTGAAGGTCACAACCTTCAGGAACACTCGGTTGTCATGATCCGCGGCGGCCGCGTTAAGGACCTTCCGGGCGTTCGTTACCACATCATCCGTGGTGTTCTCGATACGCAGGGCGTCAAGAACCGCAAGCAGCGCCGTTCGAAGTACGGTGCGAAGCGTCCGAAGTAA
- the rplV gene encoding 50S ribosomal protein L22: MGKAKAERRLKDNEAQAVARTIRVSPQKLNLVAAMIRGKKVDRALAELEFSRKRIAETVKKTLESAIANAENNHDLDVDSLVVAEAYVGKSIVMKRFHARGRGRASRVEKPFSHLTIVVREVEAKGEAA; the protein is encoded by the coding sequence ATGGGCAAGGCAAAAGCCGAACGCCGGCTGAAGGATAATGAGGCGCAGGCAGTTGCGCGCACGATCCGCGTCAGCCCCCAGAAGCTCAACCTGGTTGCCGCGATGATCCGCGGCAAGAAGGTCGACCGCGCTCTGGCCGAACTGGAGTTCTCCCGCAAGCGCATCGCAGAAACGGTCAAGAAGACCCTTGAATCTGCCATCGCAAACGCAGAGAACAACCACGATCTCGACGTCGATTCGCTCGTCGTTGCAGAAGCTTACGTTGGCAAGTCGATCGTCATGAAGCGCTTCCACGCTCGTGGTCGCGGCCGTGCATCGCGTGTCGAAAAGCCGTTCTCTCACTTGACGATTGTCGTTCGTGAAGTGGAAGCCAAAGGGGAGGCCGCATAA
- the rpsJ gene encoding 30S ribosomal protein S10: MNGQNIRIRLKAFDHRILDASTREIVSTAKRTGASVRGPVPLPTRIEKFTVNRSPHVDKKSREQFEMRTHKRLLDIVDPTPQTVDALMKLDLAAGVDVEIKL, from the coding sequence ATGAACGGCCAGAACATCCGCATCCGCCTCAAGGCGTTTGATCACCGGATCCTCGACGCCTCGACGCGCGAAATCGTGTCGACGGCAAAGCGTACCGGTGCAAGCGTGCGCGGTCCCGTACCGCTGCCGACGCGCATTGAAAAGTTTACGGTCAACCGCTCGCCGCACGTCGACAAGAAGAGCCGTGAACAGTTCGAAATGCGCACCCACAAGCGCCTTCTCGATATCGTAGATCCGACCCCGCAGACCGTTGACGCGCTGATGAAGCTCGACCTGGCTGCCGGCGTCGACGTGGAAATCAAGCTTTAA
- the rplX gene encoding 50S ribosomal protein L24 — MQKIRKGDKVVVLTGKDKGRTGEVVQVMPKEDRAVVRGVNMVKRHQRQTQSQEAGIINKEASIHLSNIAIADPKDGKPTRVGFKIDGDKKVRVAKRSGVVIDG, encoded by the coding sequence ATGCAAAAGATTCGCAAAGGCGACAAAGTCGTCGTTCTCACCGGTAAGGACAAGGGCCGTACCGGCGAAGTCGTCCAGGTCATGCCGAAGGAAGACCGGGCTGTTGTGCGTGGCGTCAACATGGTGAAGCGTCACCAGCGCCAGACCCAGAGCCAGGAAGCCGGCATCATCAACAAGGAAGCCTCGATCCATCTTTCGAACATCGCGATTGCCGATCCGAAGGACGGCAAGCCGACCCGCGTCGGTTTCAAGATCGACGGTGACAAGAAGGTCCGCGTGGCCAAGCGTTCGGGAGTAGTGATCGATGGCTAA
- a CDS encoding 50S ribosomal protein L23, translating to MTDLRHYDVIVSPSITEKSTLVSEQNQVVFNVAKDASKPEIKAAVEALFGVKVTAVNTLVRKGKTKRFRGFAGKQKDVKKAIITLADGQSIDVSTGL from the coding sequence ATGACGGATCTTCGCCACTACGACGTGATCGTGTCCCCCTCGATCACTGAAAAGTCGACGCTGGTTTCCGAACAGAACCAGGTCGTCTTCAACGTCGCCAAGGACGCTTCGAAGCCTGAAATCAAGGCTGCTGTCGAAGCTCTGTTCGGCGTCAAGGTTACGGCCGTGAACACGCTCGTCCGCAAGGGCAAGACGAAGCGTTTCCGCGGCTTTGCCGGAAAGCAGAAGGACGTGAAAAAGGCGATCATTACGCTCGCCGACGGTCAGTCCATCGACGTCTCCACCGGTCTCTAA
- the rplB gene encoding 50S ribosomal protein L2, translating into MALKSFNPTTPSQRQLVIVDRAGLYKGKPVKALTEGLSSKGGRNNLGRITVRFQGGGHKRTYRLVDFKRRKFDVEGTVERLEYDPNRTAFIALVNYADGEKAYILAPQRLAAGDKVIASEKAVDVKPGNTMPLQYIPVGSIIHNVEMKPGKGGQMARSAGTYAQLVGRDQGMAILRLNSGEQRLVHGSCLASIGAVSNPDHGNINDGKAGRSRWRGKRPHVRGVVMNPVDHPHGGGEGRTSGGRHPVTPWGKPTKGKRTRSNKSTDKFIMRSRHQKKK; encoded by the coding sequence ATGGCATTGAAAAGTTTCAATCCGACGACCCCGAGCCAGCGCCAGCTGGTCATCGTTGACCGGGCTGGTCTCTACAAGGGCAAGCCGGTCAAGGCGCTGACCGAGGGCCTGTCCTCCAAGGGCGGTCGCAACAACCTCGGTCGCATCACCGTTCGCTTCCAGGGCGGCGGTCACAAGCGTACCTACCGTCTGGTCGACTTCAAGCGTCGCAAGTTCGACGTTGAAGGCACGGTCGAACGTCTGGAATACGACCCGAACCGCACCGCCTTCATCGCGCTCGTCAACTACGCCGACGGCGAAAAGGCCTACATCCTCGCTCCGCAGCGTCTCGCTGCCGGCGACAAGGTCATCGCTTCGGAGAAGGCCGTTGACGTTAAGCCCGGCAACACGATGCCGCTGCAGTACATCCCGGTTGGCTCCATCATCCACAACGTGGAAATGAAGCCGGGCAAGGGCGGCCAGATGGCTCGCTCGGCCGGTACCTACGCGCAGCTCGTCGGTCGTGACCAGGGCATGGCGATCCTTCGTCTGAACTCGGGCGAACAGCGTCTCGTGCACGGTTCCTGCCTCGCATCGATCGGCGCCGTATCGAACCCCGATCACGGCAACATCAATGACGGTAAGGCTGGTCGTTCGCGTTGGCGCGGCAAGCGTCCGCACGTTCGCGGCGTCGTCATGAACCCGGTTGACCACCCGCACGGCGGTGGTGAAGGCCGTACCTCGGGTGGTCGCCACCCGGTTACCCCGTGGGGCAAGCCCACGAAGGGCAAGCGTACGCGCTCGAACAAGTCGACCGACAAGTTCATCATGCGCTCGCGGCACCAGAAGAAGAAGTAA
- the rpsC gene encoding 30S ribosomal protein S3: MGQKINPIGFRLGINRTWDSRWFADNAEYGQLLHEDLKIRAYLMEELKAAGIAKVVIERPHKKCRVTIHSARPGLIIGKKGADIEKLRKKLSEMTNSETHLNIVEVRKPEVDATLVAQSIAQQLERRVAFRRAMKRAVQSAMRLGAEGIKITCAGRLGGAEIARTEWYREGRVPLHTLRADIDYGTAEAETAFGICGIKVWIFKGEILEHDPMASERRAIESDNQGPSGRDRDRDRDRRRENA, from the coding sequence ATGGGCCAGAAGATTAATCCAATCGGGTTCCGTCTTGGCATCAACCGGACCTGGGATAGCCGCTGGTTCGCGGACAACGCCGAATACGGCCAGCTTCTTCATGAAGACCTGAAGATCCGCGCCTACCTGATGGAAGAACTGAAGGCTGCCGGCATCGCCAAGGTGGTGATCGAGCGTCCGCACAAGAAGTGCCGCGTCACGATCCACTCGGCTCGTCCGGGCCTCATCATCGGCAAGAAGGGCGCCGACATCGAAAAGCTCCGCAAGAAGCTTTCCGAGATGACCAACTCCGAAACGCACCTCAACATCGTTGAAGTACGCAAGCCGGAAGTTGACGCAACGCTCGTTGCCCAGTCGATCGCCCAGCAGCTCGAGCGCCGCGTGGCTTTCCGCCGTGCGATGAAGCGCGCTGTTCAGTCGGCCATGCGTCTTGGCGCCGAAGGCATCAAGATCACCTGCGCCGGTCGTCTCGGTGGCGCCGAAATCGCTCGTACCGAATGGTACCGCGAAGGTCGCGTTCCGCTGCACACGTTGCGCGCGGACATTGACTACGGCACGGCTGAAGCGGAAACCGCCTTCGGTATCTGCGGCATCAAGGTCTGGATCTTCAAGGGCGAAATCCTTGAGCACGATCCGATGGCTTCTGAGCGTCGCGCGATCGAAAGTGACAACCAGGGCCCGTCCGGCCGTGATCGCGACCGCGATCGTGACCGCCGTCGTGAAAACGCGTAA
- the rpsS gene encoding 30S ribosomal protein S19, which yields MTRSVWKGPFVDGYLLKKAEKVREGGRNEVIKIWSRRSTILPQFVGLTFGVYNGSKHVPVSVNEDMVGHKFGEFSPTRTYYGHGADKKAKRK from the coding sequence ATGACTCGTTCAGTATGGAAAGGTCCGTTCGTTGACGGTTATCTTCTCAAGAAGGCTGAGAAGGTCCGCGAAGGCGGTCGTAACGAAGTGATCAAGATTTGGAGCCGCCGCTCCACGATCCTTCCGCAGTTTGTCGGCCTCACCTTCGGCGTCTACAACGGCAGCAAGCACGTTCCGGTCAGCGTCAATGAAGACATGGTCGGTCACAAGTTTGGCGAATTCTCTCCGACCCGGACCTACTACGGTCATGGCGCGGACAAGAAGGCAAAGAGGAAGTAA
- the tuf gene encoding elongation factor Tu produces MAKSKFERNKPHVNIGTIGHVDHGKTSLTAAITKYFGEFKAYDQIDAAPEEKARGITISTAHVEYETPNRHYAHVDCPGHADYVKNMITGAAQMDGAILVCSAADGPMPQTREHILLARQVGVPAIVVFLNKVDQVDDAELLELVELEVRELLSSYEFPGDDIPIIKGSALAALEDSDKKIGEDAIRELMAAVDAYIPTPERPIDQPFLMPIEDVFSISGRGTVVTGRVERGIVKVGEEVEIVGIRDTSKTTVTGVEMFRKLLDQGQAGDNIGALIRGVNRDGVERGQILCKPGSVKPHKKFMAEAYILTKEEGGRHTPFFTNYRPQFYFRTTDVTGIVTLPEGTEMVMPGDNVTVAVELIVPIAMEEKLRFAIREGGRTVGAGIVASIVE; encoded by the coding sequence ATGGCAAAGAGCAAATTTGAGCGCAACAAGCCGCACGTTAACATTGGCACGATTGGCCACGTTGACCATGGCAAGACGTCGCTGACCGCAGCGATCACGAAGTACTTCGGCGAGTTCAAGGCGTACGACCAGATCGACGCCGCGCCGGAAGAAAAGGCCCGTGGTATCACCATTTCGACGGCGCACGTTGAGTATGAGACGCCGAACCGTCACTACGCTCACGTTGACTGCCCCGGCCACGCCGACTACGTCAAGAACATGATCACCGGTGCAGCGCAGATGGACGGCGCGATCCTGGTTTGCTCGGCTGCTGACGGCCCGATGCCGCAGACCCGCGAGCACATCCTGCTCGCTCGCCAGGTTGGCGTTCCGGCAATCGTCGTGTTCCTGAACAAGGTCGACCAGGTTGACGACGCCGAGCTTCTCGAGCTCGTCGAGCTTGAAGTTCGCGAACTTCTGTCGTCCTACGAATTCCCGGGCGACGACATTCCGATCATCAAGGGCTCGGCTCTTGCTGCTCTGGAAGATTCGGACAAGAAGATCGGCGAAGACGCTATCCGCGAGCTGATGGCTGCTGTTGACGCCTACATCCCGACGCCTGAGCGTCCGATTGACCAGCCGTTCCTGATGCCGATCGAAGATGTGTTCTCGATCTCGGGCCGTGGTACGGTTGTGACCGGTCGCGTTGAGCGTGGCATCGTCAAGGTTGGCGAAGAAGTCGAAATCGTCGGCATCCGCGACACGTCGAAGACGACGGTTACCGGCGTTGAGATGTTCCGCAAGCTGCTCGACCAGGGCCAGGCCGGCGACAACATCGGCGCGCTGATCCGTGGTGTTAACCGTGACGGCGTTGAGCGTGGCCAGATCCTGTGCAAGCCGGGTTCGGTCAAGCCGCACAAGAAGTTCATGGCCGAAGCCTACATCCTGACGAAGGAAGAAGGCGGCCGTCATACGCCGTTCTTCACGAACTACCGTCCGCAGTTCTACTTCCGCACGACGGACGTGACGGGCATCGTGACGCTGCCGGAAGGCACGGAAATGGTTATGCCTGGCGACAACGTCACCGTTGCCGTTGAGCTGATCGTTCCGATCGCGATGGAAGAAAAGCTGCGCTTCGCGATCCGCGAAGGCGGCCGTACCGTCGGCGCAGGCATCGTTGCCTCGATCGTCGAGTAA
- the rplP gene encoding 50S ribosomal protein L16 has product MLQPKRTKYRKQFKGRIKGVAKGGSDLAFGEFGLKAQEPNRVNAREIEAARRAITRHMKRAGRVWIRVFPDVPVTAKPTEVRMGKGKGSVEYWACKVKPGRMMFEIDGVSEELAREALRLGAAKLSVKTRFVQRIAE; this is encoded by the coding sequence ATGTTGCAGCCAAAGCGTACGAAGTATCGCAAGCAGTTCAAGGGCCGCATCAAGGGCGTAGCCAAGGGCGGTTCTGATCTTGCCTTCGGTGAATTCGGCCTGAAGGCTCAAGAGCCGAACCGCGTCAATGCGCGCGAGATCGAAGCGGCCCGCCGCGCGATCACGCGTCACATGAAGCGCGCCGGCCGCGTCTGGATCCGTGTGTTCCCCGACGTTCCCGTAACCGCCAAGCCGACGGAAGTCCGCATGGGTAAGGGCAAGGGTTCGGTCGAATACTGGGCATGCAAGGTCAAGCCTGGCCGGATGATGTTTGAGATCGATGGTGTCAGCGAAGAACTTGCCCGTGAGGCACTTCGTCTTGGCGCTGCCAAGCTCTCTGTCAAGACGCGCTTCGTGCAGCGTATCGCAGAGTAA
- the rpmC gene encoding 50S ribosomal protein L29, with protein MKAVEVRALSADQLNEELAKLKKEQFNLRFQKATGQLEKSSRINEVRKDIARVKTIARQKAAEAKA; from the coding sequence ATGAAAGCCGTAGAAGTTCGCGCTCTGAGCGCCGATCAACTCAACGAAGAGCTTGCCAAGCTGAAGAAGGAGCAGTTCAACCTGCGCTTCCAGAAGGCAACCGGCCAGCTCGAGAAGTCTTCGCGTATCAACGAAGTCCGCAAGGACATCGCACGCGTCAAAACCATTGCCCGCCAGAAGGCGGCAGAAGCCAAGGCCTAA